The Deltaproteobacteria bacterium genomic sequence GGGGATAATGTTACGGTAACTGTTGACTTGATACAGCCGATAGCTATGGAAAAGGAGCTTCGCTTCGCCATACGCGAAGGAGGTAGAACTGTAGGCGCAGGAGTCGTCGCCGAAATACTTCAGTAAGAATATAGGTACGCGCGAGTTTAT encodes the following:
- the tuf gene encoding elongation factor Tu (EF-Tu; promotes GTP-dependent binding of aminoacyl-tRNA to the A-site of ribosomes during protein biosynthesis; when the tRNA anticodon matches the mRNA codon, GTP hydrolysis results; the inactive EF-Tu-GDP leaves the ribosome and release of GDP is promoted by elongation factor Ts; many prokaryotes have two copies of the gene encoding EF-Tu), with product GDNVTVTVDLIQPIAMEKELRFAIREGGRTVGAGVVAEILQ